The DNA segment GCGGGGGGACAGCCAGCGCCCGGCGACCACCAGCCGCAGTTGCTCGCCGGCGCGAAACAGTGTCGCCGACGGGCCAAGCGCGACATCGATCGCGACCACCTCGCCGGCGGTGAGCGGTTGCTCCCGGGCGAATGTCGGCACCGGCTCCCACGGCGTGGAGAGCTCGGGATCCAGCTCACGCAGCAGGACTCGCTGCCAGCCGGTGGTTACCCGGTCACGGCCATAGCCGTACGACCCCTCGAACGGAACGAACTTCCCATTGCGCCACTTTTCCACTCCGACGAACAGGTTCGCGTCGTCGCAGCCATCCAGCTGGACCCAAAGCCGCGCCGCCATCGGGCCGGTCAGCTCGATGTCTTCAGGGATCGTCCAGGTGAACGCTGCTGCACGAGAATGAGTTTCGAACGTGATGCTGCCCGCCGTCGACGGCGGTTCGGTTGCTAGCACTCCCGCCCCGGCGAGATACAGTGGCCGCCAACGTGTGCTGGGCAGTGGCCACTGGGTCTCTTCCCGCACCGCGGCGATGGTGTCGCGATCTTCACGCACCTCGAGGCGAACACTGCGTGACCCCTGGGCACCGTCGAGCACGTCTTGGAAAAACTTCAGCTGCTCGGCCAACGCGGTTTCCGAGTAGAACGTTGCCCATTTGCCGCCCCGATGGGTGTAGAGCCGGGCATGGCCGGAGCCGGCGTGAGTGAATGCCCGAAACGAACCGCGGCTGTGCAGGTTGTTGTCCGAGAAGCTGCCGCAGACCAGCATCGGGACCCGGATCGCTGACAGGTCCGGCACCAGCGAGCGCCAGAATTCGTCGCGCAACGGGTGCTGCTGCTGCATCCGCTCCAGGTCGAAGGTCTGCCGTGTGCGGCGGCGCACACCGCGTGCCCACAACCGGGTGAAACCGGCCTCTCGAACGCCGCCCGGAAAGGTCAGGTCGCGGTAGGCGTCGGTAAAACCTTCCCACGGGCAGATGGCCCGCAATGCCGGCGGCCGCAGCGCGGCCACCGCGTATTGGCTGATCGCCAGGTACGACACCCCGAGCATGACGACCCGCCCGTCACTCCACGATTGGTTGGCTAGCCACTGCACCAGGTCGTAGGTGTCCTCGGCTTCCTGGCGCGACAGCAGGTTCCCGGTGCCGTCGGAGCGGCCGCAGCCGCGCAGGTCGGCATTGACCACGACGAAGCCGCGCGTGGTCCACCATGCCGGGTCGGGGGCCTCCCAGCCGGTCAGGGCCGAGAAGGTCACCGGTGTCGGTTGGCGCAGCGCCCGGTACTGCGGCGAGAACGTCCACCGGTTACGCCTCCGGGTCGGCAGATCATCCTTGCCGTAGGGGTGGATGCTGAGAATCACTGGACGGGCCCGGACATCGTCGTGGGCCCGGCGGAAGACGTTGATCCGCAACACCGTTTCGTCTCGGGTCGGCACTTCGACGTCGCGCTCGACGACGATGCCCGGCGGTGGGTCGGTGACGGTGACGGGGGGCTTGACGATCCGGCGGACCCGTCCCAGTGCATACCGGAGTGCGCCGGGACGCCGCCACGGCCGGTCCAGGGCGGGTGCCGGATCTCGGGCCACGTCCGATACCTTAAGACGTGCCGGCTTGGCGGCAAATCGATAATCCGCCGGTGCGATCGGAATCCCTACCAGACGTGGGGCACCAGTCGATAGCGCACCCGCTCCCGGTATTCGCGGTAGCCGCTGAGTTCCTGGGTGAGCAGCTTCTCCTCGTCGAGGATCCGGAGCACCAGCACCGAAACGCTTGGGATGAGCATGAGGAGCCCCCAGTATGAGCCCAGGGCCAGCGGTATGCCCACCATCAGGACCACGCTGGCGGCATACATCGGGTGCCGGACGAACCCGTAGAGACCGCGGGAGGCGACGGTCTGGCCCGTCTCCACCGTGACGGTGGAGGCCGCATAGCTGTTCTGGACAACCACCAGCATGCTGGCAGACAGGCCGGTCACTATCAGGATGTCGCCAATGACGGAGAGCCACATGGGCGCCGACGACCAGCCGAAACGATGGTCAACCGCGCTTAACCCCACCATCGCGAGCAGCACCAGGAAGATGCCGAGGACGAGGATCTTTTGAATTGGCCTGGTTTCCGCCAGGGGACCACCACGCATGCGTCGCTGCAGCGCCGCCGGGTCCGTCCGGGCCAGGTAGCCGCTGGGGACGATTGTCGCGAGCGTGAACACTGCGATGAAAACCCATGCCTGCCAATAGTTCAGCGTGCCCGCCGGCCAGAACAGGATCAACCCGACAACGACGATTCCCACAAGTCCGTATATCAGTGCCTTTAGCCCCATTTTCATGTCCCCTCCTGATGCTCGGACTGCTCGCGACCTAGCACCGCAGGTCACGCCGTCGAAAAGCCATGGCCCCCATCACGATCAGCGCTGCGTCGATGGTCAATAGCCACAGCATCGGCACGGCGGTGAAGTGGCCGGCGCCGACCCGCGGAGTGTGCGCGAACGGTTCCAGGTCGAGCAGCCACTGCGGGAATCCCGCCAACGAACCAAGCAGATACAACGCGACGAAGCTCACCAACACAGCCCACGCCACCGGTGTGAACCGTGGGGCCAATCCGAACAACCCGACGGTCACCGCCGATAGCAACCACACCGCGGGCAGTTGTACGGCCGCGGTCCCGACCACGGTGGGTAGCTTGCCGGCGACATCACCGGCGGCCGCGCCGTAGGCGAGTCCGCCCACCAAGCCCGAGACCATGATCGCCGCCGCCGATCCGGCCAGCGCCATCACCAAATGGCTTGACAGCCAACGAGTCCGAGAAACGGCTCCGGCGAGCAGCGTCTCGGCCCGCTGCCCGGCCTCTTCCTGGTGCAATCGCAGGGATAACGAGACCGCGAATGCCGCGGCAACCATGCCGATCATGGTGAAGGCCAAGTCCACGAAGGCCTGTTCCAGCGCGCCGGTGCCGCCCATCCGGGTGACGATGTCACGTACCGTCGCGCTGTCGCCCAGCTGCCTCTCGATGCCGTGCACCACACTGCCCATCACCAGGCCAAACAGGCCAAGGCCGATGGTCCACAGCAGCAGGGAGCCGCGGTCAAGCCGCCAGGCCAGCCCGAAGGCGTTGCCCAGCGCGGGCGCGGCGGTGCCCGGGCCGGCCCGTTCGGCGATGAGTCCGGCACCGACATCGCGGCCGGCGCGCAATCGATAGGCCGCCAGCGTCAGCGCTACTGTGGTTGCCAGGTGCAGCAGCGGCACCCACCAGCGCTCGCCCGCGTAGGGTCTGACCTGCAGTGACCAGCCCAGGGGGGAGAACCAGGACAGCGCGCCGGAGCCGGCATCACCGACGGCCCGCAGCATGAACGCGGCGCCCAGCACGGCGAACGCGACGCCGCGGGTGACCCGGGCGCTCGGCGACAGTTGCGCGGACACCGCGGCCACGGCGGTGAAGACCAGCCCGGAGGCGGCCAGCGCCGCGCCGAACGCGACCGACCCGGTCGGGGCCACGTCGGTGGCGAGCAGCCCCGCCGCACCGATCGCGCCGGTGACGATCGACGCCCCGAACGACAACAGCAGCGCGGCGGTGAGGTTGGCGTAACGGCCGACGACGGTGGAGTCGATCAGCTCGGCGCGCCCGGTTTCCTCGTCCGCGCGGGTGTGGCGAATCACGGTGAGGATGACCGCCACCGCGATGAGGGTGTGGAACATCCCGGCTTTCCAGATTCCGAGCGCGCCGAGGCTGTCGTTGTAGATCGGCCCGTAGAGCGCACGCTGGGCCGGGCTGGCCATGATACCGGCCACCGCCCCGGCGCGGGCGGCCCGGTCGGCGTAGACCGCTTCGACGCTGCCGACATACACGGTGGCCAGCGGCACCGACAGCAGCAACACCCACAGCGGCAACCCCACCCGGTCGCGGCGCAGGTACAGGCGCAGCAACCCGAGGGTGCCGGCGAAGTTCGAACCGCGTTGTGGCCCACGGGGTGGTGCGGGGCTGGGGCGACCCAGGACCGCAATGCTCATAGCGCCGCCACCCCCGTTTCCCGGCGTTCGTGGGCTCCGGCATCGGGACCGAGGCGGTAGTGGCGCAGGAACAGCTCCTCGAGGGTGGGCGGCTGGCTGACCAGGCTGCGCACCCCGGCGTCGCCGAGCACCCGAATGAGCTCACCCAGGCTTTCGCTGTCGACCTGGGCGCGCAGCGTGCTGCCCTCGATGCTGACGTCTTCGAGTCCCTTGATCCGGGTGAGATCTCCTGGGTCACCGATCATTTCGGCCTTGATTGAGGTGCGGCTGAGGTGGCGCATGGATTCCAGCGAACCGCTCTCGACGGTCTTGCCCGCGCGGATGATGGTCACCCTTTCGCACAACGCCTCGGTTTCGGCCAGAATGTGGCTGGACAGCAGCACCGTCACACCACGATCTCGTGCTTCGCCGACGCACTGCTGAAACACGTTCTCCATCAACGGGTCCAGGCCACTGCTTGGCTCGTCCAGCAGCAGCAGCCTGGCTTGTGACGAGAAAGCCGAGATCAGCGACACCTTCTGGCGGTTGCCCTTGGAGTAGGTGCGCGACTTCTTGTGCGGGTCGAGTCCGAAGCGCTCGATCAGCTCGGCGCGACGATTCTTGTCGATCCCGCCCCGCATGCGAGCCAGCAGGTCGATGATCTCGCCGCCGGTTAGCGACGGCCACAGTGTGACATCACCTGGCACATAAGCGATCTGGCGATGCAGGCGGACGGCGTCAGTCCACGGGTTGCCGCCCAGCAACCGTGCGCTCCCACTGTCGGCCCTTACCAGACCCAACAGGATGCGGATGGTGGTGGACTTCCCGGCGCCGTTGGGTCCGAGGAAGCCGTGCACCTCACCCTCGCGCACCGTCAGGTCCAGGCCATCGAGCGCCCGAACCGCACCGAAGTTCTTGGTCAGACCGCGAATTTCGATGGGAACGTGGTGGCTTTCAGCTGGCATGGGATTCTCCTTGGTCGGATTCGGCCAGAAACGCTTCGTACATGGTGCGGTCGGTGAACAGGCCTTCGGCGTATACCTCGAGGGCGGGCAGCACCATGTCGCGGGCGTAGTCACGTAGCACCGCACGCAGATCCGTTGGGGTTTCATGCATTTGCAGATAGAGCAGGAAACCTCCGCCGCTGGTGATGGCCAGGTACCGGGCCCTGGCGCGTGGGTCGCGGCTGGGCCTTATGGTCCCAGCACGTACACCGTCGCCGATGTACTCCTCGGCGTTGTCAATCATCTTCTGCCAGAACATCGTTGCCAATTCGCCGCCGGATTGCATGCTGCGCACGAGGTAGGCCACCAACGGTGCGTAAGACTCGATCTCGGCCATCCCCGCCAGCCAGGTGGCCGGATCGTTGGACGTCAGCGCTTCTGACTTGCTGCTGCGGATTTCTTCGGCGACGTGGTCGTCGCAAGCTTTGCGCAGGCCTTCCTTGGAGCCGAAGTGGTGGATGACCAGCGCCGCGCTTACCCCCGCGGCTTCGGCAATGGTGCGGAGCCCGACGCCGAAGCCGTGCCGGCCGAACTGCTCGATGGCCGCGTCGCGGATGCGGGCGGTCGCGGTCAGGTCGGCTGAACGCACGTTCAGAACACTAAACAATTGTTCAGCCAACTGTCAAGGGCCATGCGGCGCTGCCGGCGCGGGGGCGAGCAGACGCAAAATTGCCCTGGAACGTGCATTCCAAGGCGATTTTGCGTCTGCTCGGCGCTACTCGCGCACCGCGGCCAGCAGGCCGTCGCCCAGCGGCACCAATGCCGGGGTGAGCCGGTCGTCCTCGGCGATCAGCCGGGCCGCCTCGCGAACCGCGAGCACCTCGGCGTCACGCGCCGCGGGATCAGCGGCCCGTCCACCCAGCGCCGCCCGATGCACCACGATGACGCCGCCGGATCGCAACAGCCGAACACCCTCGACGACGTATCCCGGCTGGTCGACCGGGTCGGCGTCGATGAACACCAAATCATAGGATTGGTCGGCCAACCGGGTGAGCACCTCTTGGGCGCGGCCGCTGATCAGCCTGGTGCGCGAGGGTCCGATGCCCGCCTCGGCGAACGCCTGCTTGGCCAGCCGCAGATACTCCGGCTCGATATCGATCGTGGTCAGCACGCCGTCATCGGCCAGTCCCGACAACAACCACAGTCCGCTGACGCCTGCGCCGGTGCCCACCTCGGCGACCGCTTTCCCGCCGCTGAGCTTCGTCAGCAGGCTCAGCAGCGCGCCGACGGCGGGCGTGACAGCTCCGGCTCCGCTGTCCATGGCTCGCTCGCGGGCTCTGGTCAGGATCGCGTCTTCGGCTATCGACTCTTCGGCGTGCGCGAAGAGCGCCTCGGCGCTTGGGGCCTGACTGGGGGCCGGCCCACTGGCCTCGCGGCCGGGGGTGACCGAGCTGTTACCGGTAGGGTCCATGACCCGCAGCGTATGTCCTATTCGGGACGCGGTCGGGCAGGCGCGCCCGCCGACACGCCCGGCGTGCACGGCGCGACGATGGTCACACGACGACCGAAAAGCCCTGGACAACGCGGGTAACCAAAAAGTTTCTCAGCCAAAGCTCAGTTTGCTCATATACCGCCCATACGCCGGTACGTGACGGTATCCCTATGGAACGCGCGGGACGTTGGGTGGGGAATACCACACGACAGCTGGACGTTGTCGCCGGAGACGAGTGTGCAGCCCTTGACGGCAGGGCAGATCCGGAGGAACCGATCATCACCATGTTGAGCCCGACCAGCATGTCTCATCCCCAACCGATTCGTGACGACGGCTGGGTGGAACCGTCGGACACGTTGCGGGGCACCGCGGTATTCGACGCGACCGGGGACAAGGCCACGATGCCTTCGTGGGACGAGTTGGTGAGGCAGCACGCCGACCGGGTGTACCGGTTGGCCTATCGGCTGGCCGGCAATCAGCAGGACGCCGAGGACCTGACCCAGGAGACCTTCATCAGGGTTTTCCGCTCGGTTCAGAATTACCAGCCCGGAACCTTCGAAGGCTGGCTGCACCGCATCACCACCAACTTGTTCCTCGACATGGTCCGCCGACGGGTCCGCATCCGGATGGAAGCGTTGCCCGAGGATTACGACCGGGTGCCGGCCGACGAGCCCAACCCTGAGCAGATCTACCACGACGCCCGGCTGGGGCCAGACTTGCAGGCTGCGTTGGATTCGCTGCCGCCGGAGTTTCGCGCCGCGGTTGTGCTCTGCGATATCGAAGGTCTGTCCTACGAGGAGATCGGCGCCACCCTGGGCGTCAAGCTCGGCACCGTCCGCAGCCGGATCCACCGCGGCCGCCAGGCGCTGCGGGACTACCTGGCCGCGCATCCCGACCAGGGTGAGCGCGCCGACGCCCTGCACACGGTCGGTTGACCCGACCGGCCGAGTCAAGCCACCCGGCACAGCCAGGGTTTGGCCACCCATGGTTGCCGACTGGCCGCCAATCCCGGGGTTTGGCCGCTGATGATGGTTATCAGGCACCGCGCCGCGCTACATTCGAAATACGGATGGCGGCGAAAGGAGCCGGTGATGGCCGACGGAGGACAGGTGTTTCGGCGCGCGTTCTCCTGGCTCCCCGCACAGTTTGCTTCCCAGAGTGACGCGCCGGTCGGCGCGCCTCGGCGGTTCCGGTCCACCGAGCATCTGTCCACCGAGGCGATCGCGGCGTTTGTGGACGGTGAGCTGCGAATGAACGCATACCTGCGGGCCGCGCATCATCTGTCGCTGTGTCCCCAATGTGCGGCGGAAGTGGACGATCACAGCCGGGCGCGGGCCGCGCTGCGCGACTCCCGCCCGATCCGCATCCCCAGCGCGTTGCTCGGATTGCTGTCTGAAATTCCGCAGGCCGCTCCCGAGGGCCCGGCACCGCTATCCGGCGCCGACCGCGACGTTGGTGACCAGCGCAAGCGCCGCTAGCGCTGGGGTGGTCGGCCAAAGCGTCCGGTTGTCAGGTTCGTGCCGACGAGCCGCGATCCGTGGATACTAGGGTGGACTGAAACAACGTCGGGCCCGGATGGCGCCGCGTACCAGCTCTCCGCTCGGATGAGAATCCAGAAGAGGATGACGTGACCTCTGATCAAGGCAATAACAGCGGCCAAGACGGCGGCCACCGGCTGGCGCCGCGCCCCATCGCCCGGCCCCCGGTGGACGCCGCATCGCGGCAGGCGTTCGGGCGTCCATCCGGTCTGCGGGGATCCTTTGTGGCGGAGCGGGTACGTCCGCAGAAGTATCGGGATCAGGCCGAGTTCAGGCCCCATGATCGAGCGACCGACCCGGTGCTGCAGGAGGCGTTCGGGCGTCCGTTCGCTGGCGCCGAGTCGCTGCAGCGCCACCCCATCGATGCCGGCGCGCTGGCCGCCGAAAGAGACGGTGGCCGACCGGACGAGCCCGACGATCCGTGGCGGAACCCCGCGGCCGCGGCCGCGCTGGGGACCCCGGCGCTGGCTCCGCCGGCGCCGCTGGGCACGCTGGGGCAGCGCGGCAAACTCGGCGTGCGCGACGTTTTGTTCGGCGGCAAGGTGTCCTACCTCGCCCTCACCATTTTGCTGCTGATCGCGCTGGTGATCGGGGTGATCGGCGGGGTGGTCGGCCGCAAGACGGCCGAGGTCGTGGAAGCCTTCACCACGTCGAAGGTGACGTTGTCCACCAGCGGCAACGCCCAAGAGCCGGCCGGGCGGTTCACCAAGGTGGCGGCCGCGATAGCCGATTCCGTGGTGACCGTCGAGTCGAAGAGCGATCAAGAGGGCATGCAGGGCTCCGGGGTCATCATCGACGGCCGCGGCTACATCGTCACCAATAACCACGTGATTTCCGAGGCCGCCAACAACCCCAGCCAGTTCAAGACCACCGTGGTGTTCAACGACGGCAAGGAAGTGCCGGCCACCCTGGTGGGCCGCGACCCCAAGACCGACCTGGCCGTGCTCAAGGTCGACAACGTCGACAATCTGACGGTGGCCCGGCTCGGTGACTCCGACAAGGTGCGGGTCGGCGACGAGGTGCTGGCGGCAGGTGCTCCGCTGGGACTGCGCAGCACGGTGACCCACGGCATCATCAGCGCGCTGCACCGTCCCGTTCCGTTGTCCGGGGAGGGTTCTGACACCGACACCGTCATCGACGCCCTGCAGACCGACGCCTCGATCAATCACGGCAACTCCGGCGGTCCGCTCATCGACATGGACTCCCAGGTGATCGGCATCAACACCGCCGGCAAGTCGCTGTCGGACAGCGCCAGTGGGCTCGGCTTTGCCATCCCGGTCAACGAGATGAAATTGGTCGCGCAAACGCTGATCCGAGACGGAAAGATCGTGCACCCGACCCTGGGCATCAGCACCCGCTCGGTAAGCAACGCGATCGCCTCGGGCGCACAGGTGGCCAACGTCAAGGCGGGCAGCCCCGCGCAGAAGGGCGGCATCCTGGAAAACGACGTGATCGTCAAGATCGGCAACCGTAAGGTCGCCGACGCCGACGAGTTCGTCGTCGCCGTGCGCCAGCTGACCATCGGTCAAGACGCCTCGGTCGAGGTGGTCCGCGAGGGCCGAAACGTCACGCTGACCGTCAAACCCGACCCCGACACCAGCTCGTGATGATCGCAAGCGCGGCGCAGCCGGGCGCAGCGGGTCATCACCATCCGACCTAGTGTTCGCCAACATCGGCTGGGGGGAAATGCTCGTCCTCGTCGTGGTCGGGCTGGTGGTGCTGGGCCCGGAACGGCTCCCGGGTGCCATCCGCTGGACGGCGGGGGCGCTGCGGCAGGCTCGCGACTACCTCGGTGGGGTGACCAGCCAGCTGCGTGAGGACATCGGACCCGAATTCGACGATCTGCGCGGGCACCTCGGCGAGCTGCGCAAGCTGCGGGGCATGACACCGCGTGCCGCCCTCACCAAGCACCTGCTCGACGGTGATGATTCCCTGTTCACCGGCAACTTTGACCGGCCAGCGGGGCCGAGCGCGGCTGAACCGCCGGGCCCGGATCACACCGCGAGCGCGCCGTTCGACCCCGACGCGACCTAGTGGGCCGAGCAGACGCAAAGGCCCCCGAAAATGCCCATTTTCGGGGGCTTTTGCGTCTGCTCGCCCGGATGACGCTAGCGTCGCGTCGGGTCCAGCCCCAGAGACATGCCGGCCAGTCCGCGCCGTCGCGCCGACAGCGCGTCGGCGATGCTGAGCAGCTCCTTGCCCACCGCCGAGTCGGGCGCGCTCAACACCAGGGGAACGCCGGCATCGCCGGCGGCCACCAGCGCGGGGTCCAGCGGAATCTGACCCAGCAGCGGCACGTCGGCGCCGACCAGCCGGGACAGCCGCTCGGCGACCAGCCGGCCGCCACCCTCGCCGAACACCTGCAGCGTCGTGCCGTCGGGCAGGGTGAGTCCCGACATGTTTTCCACGACGCCGACGACGCGCTGGCGGGTTTGCAGCGCGATGCTGCCGGCCCGCTCGGCCACCTCGGCGGCGGCCAATTGCGGCGTGGTCACCACCAGGATTTCGGCGTTGGGCACCAGCTGGGCCACCGAGATGGCGACGTCGCCGGTTCCGGGCGGCAGGTCGAGCAGCAGCACGTCCAGATCGCCCCAGTAGACGTCCGCCAGGAACTGCTGCAACGCCCGGTGCAGCATCGGGCCGCGCCACGCCACCGGCGTGTTGTCCCGGGTGAACTGCGCGATCGAGATGACCTTCACCTCGTGGGCGATGGGCGGCAGGATCATCGACTCGACCTGGGTGGGCCGGTCGGTGGTGCCCATCATTCGGGGGATGGAGTGGCCGTGAATGTCGGCGTCGAGCACGCCCACCGACAGTCCGCGGCCGGCCATGGCGGCCGCGAGGTTGACCGTGACGGTGGACTTACCGACGCCGCCCTTGCCGGACGCGACCGCATACACCCGGGTCAGTGAGCTGGGCTGAGCGAACGGGATGACGGGTTCACGGGCATCTCCGCGCAGCCGCTTGCGCAGCTCGGTGCGCTGCTCGTCGCTCATCACATCCAGGCTGACCGTGACGGCACCGGTGCCGGGAACGTCACTGACCGCACGGGTGACGCGCTCGGTGATGTCGGTTTTCTTCGGGCAGCCGGCGATGGTTAGGTAGATGCCGACGTGCACGCTGCCGTCGGGGCCGACCTCGACACCCTTGACCATCCCGAGCTCGGTGATGGGACGCCGCAGTTCGGGGTCGATCACTGTGGCCAGCCTGGCGCGCACCGCCCCGGCAAGGTCAGTCGGGCCGTCATTGTGTGTTGCGGACATCACCGCCGAGTGTAGGCGGCTCGGCCCGTGGTCGGCCGAGTGGTCAGCTGACCGGGGTGAGCACCGGCTCACCGGGTGCCGGCGGGTTGGCCGCCGGCGGCTGCGGTGCCGACGACGGCGCGCGCTGGCCGCTGCCGGCCGCTGCCGGGCTGGCCGGCGCCGGTGGGGAGCCCGGGACAGGACCGTCGGGCGGGGCCAGCGGATCGGGCGGCGGCGGAGCGGCCGGCGGTGCGATCACGATGCCCCCCGCCGGGGGTTGGCCGAACCAAGGCGGGACCGCGTCGGGCACGTTCTGCGAGGTGATGCAGATCAGCGTGCAGCCGGGCTGCGGCGCCTGCGGCTGCGGGACGGGCGGCAGCCATGGCCACATCGGCTGTGGCGTGTAGGTCGGCCGGGGCGGGCCGAAGTCGATCAGCGGCATGTGCATCAGCGGGTCGTTGACGCCGAGGCCGTTGACGTTCAATGGCAGATCGGGCCCGAGCCCCTCCGGATGCTCGAGGTGTGCGTCACCGATCGGCGGTGGCGGTCCGGTGATCGGCGGCAGGTCGACCGGGACCACGCCGGTGGCATACGCCGCGGCCCAGCCCAGCACGTTCTGGGCGTAGGGCAGCGAGTTGTTGTAGCGCAGGATCGCGGCCATGACATGGGTTGGGTCGCGCAGGTTGAGTCCGCCGCTGCACAGGTACCGAGCGGCCGCCAACGTGGAGTCGAACAGGTTCTGCGGGTCGGGCACTCCGTCGCCGTCACCATCGGAGGCATAGCGCGCCCAGGTGCCGGGCAGGAACTGCATGGGCCCCATGGCCCGGGCGTAGGTGACGCGGTTGCCGACCTTGCTCTGGATGATGATTTCGTTGCCCGGCAGGCTGCCGTCCAGCGTCGGGCCATAGATCGGGTTGAGGGCGGTGCCGTGCGTATCGGTGGCGCCGCCGTTGGCGTGCATCGACTCGATGCGCCCGATCCCGGCCAGCAGGTTCCAGCTGACGCCGCAGC comes from the Mycobacterium shinjukuense genome and includes:
- a CDS encoding Mrp/NBP35 family ATP-binding protein, which codes for MSATHNDGPTDLAGAVRARLATVIDPELRRPITELGMVKGVEVGPDGSVHVGIYLTIAGCPKKTDITERVTRAVSDVPGTGAVTVSLDVMSDEQRTELRKRLRGDAREPVIPFAQPSSLTRVYAVASGKGGVGKSTVTVNLAAAMAGRGLSVGVLDADIHGHSIPRMMGTTDRPTQVESMILPPIAHEVKVISIAQFTRDNTPVAWRGPMLHRALQQFLADVYWGDLDVLLLDLPPGTGDVAISVAQLVPNAEILVVTTPQLAAAEVAERAGSIALQTRQRVVGVVENMSGLTLPDGTTLQVFGEGGGRLVAERLSRLVGADVPLLGQIPLDPALVAAGDAGVPLVLSAPDSAVGKELLSIADALSARRRGLAGMSLGLDPTRR
- a CDS encoding lytic transglycosylase domain-containing protein, with the protein product MRIGGRWGARPAVAAVRQQALRVTRTPAFGLAVITPLVFAGAVAGAGPSFPGRTPPARTAVTPIAAVSASATGGSGPVVVAVKRPPPGFRVAAATMSAPPPPLIVNSPGALGIPIMALTAYRNAEQKMAATEPGCGVSWNLLAGIGRIESMHANGGATDTHGTALNPIYGPTLDGSLPGNEIIIQSKVGNRVTYARAMGPMQFLPGTWARYASDGDGDGVPDPQNLFDSTLAAARYLCSGGLNLRDPTHVMAAILRYNNSLPYAQNVLGWAAAYATGVVPVDLPPITGPPPPIGDAHLEHPEGLGPDLPLNVNGLGVNDPLMHMPLIDFGPPRPTYTPQPMWPWLPPVPQPQAPQPGCTLICITSQNVPDAVPPWFGQPPAGGIVIAPPAAPPPPDPLAPPDGPVPGSPPAPASPAAAGSGQRAPSSAPQPPAANPPAPGEPVLTPVS